The Brassica napus cultivar Da-Ae chromosome C7, Da-Ae, whole genome shotgun sequence genome has a segment encoding these proteins:
- the LOC106407421 gene encoding E3 ubiquitin-protein ligase PUB22 translates to MDQEIDIPCFFLCPISLDIMKDPVIVSTGITYDRDSIEKWLFTGKNNSCPVTKQVITETDLTPNHTLRRLIQSWCTLNASYGIERIATPKPLISKSEIEKLIKDSSASYQNQVKCLKRLRQIVSENPTNKRCLEAAEIPEFLAKIVSNSVDTSNDLCQSNMLENRFDSSRSLMDEALSILYHLDTSEEARKSLLNNKKGTNLVMTLTKIMQRGNYESRAYAAFLLKKILEVADPMQIILLERELFNEVVQILNDQISHKATTSAMQILVIICPWGRNRHKAVAAGAVSMIIELLMDETSSSERRNSEMAMVVLDMLCQCAEGRAEFLNHGAAIAVVSKKILRVSQITSERAVRVLLSIGRFCATPCLLQEMLQLGVVAKMCLVLQVSCGNKTKEKAKELLKLHARVWRESPCVPRNLYASFPA, encoded by the coding sequence ATGGATCAAGAGATAGATATTCCTTGTTTCTTCCTATGTCCAATCTCTCTAGATATCATGAAGGATCCGGTCATAGTGTCCACCGGGATAACCTACGACAGGGACAGCATCGAGAAATGGCTCTTCACCGGTAAGAACAACTCATGTCCGGTCACCAAACAAGTCATAACCGAGACCGATCTCACACCAAACCACACTCTTCGCCGTCTAATCCAATCTTGGTGTACGCTCAATGCATCCTACGGCATCGAGAGAATCGCAACACCAAAACCTCTAATCTCTAAGTCCGAGATCGAAAAACTCATCAAAGACTCTTCAGCTTCGTATCAAAACCAAGTCAAATGCCTTAAACGGCTACGTCAAATAGTGTCGGAGAATCCAACGAACAAGAGGTGCTTAGAAGCCGCGGAAATTCCAGAGTTCTTGGCAAAGATCGTCAGCAACTCCGTCGATACATCCAACGATTTGTGTCAGTCAAACATGTTGGAGAACCGGTTTGATTCTTCGAGGAGCTTAATGGACGAAGCTTTAAGCATACTCTACCATCTCGACACATCGGAGGAAGCACGCAAGAGTCTCTTAAACAACAAGAAGGGAACTAATCTTGTAATGACGTTGACTAAGATTATGCAACGTGGGAACTACGAATCAAGAGCCTATGCAGCTTTTCTCCTCAAGAAGATTCTTGAAGTTGCGGATCCCATGCAGATCATATTGTTGGAACGTGAGCTTTTCAATGAAGTGGTTCAGATCTTGAATGATCAGATCTCTCACAAGGCAACGACATCAGCAATGCAGATCTTAGTGATTATATGTCCATGGGGAAGGAATAGGCACAAGGCTGTGGCAGCTGGAGCGGTCTCTATGATAATAGAGCTTCTAATGGATGAAACTTCCTCTTCCGAGAGAAGGAACTCAGAGATGGCTATGGTGGTTCTTGATATGTTATGTCAGTGTGCTGAAGGAAGAGCCGAGTTTTTGAATCATGGTGCGGCTATTGCCGTTGTGTCTAAGAAGATATTGAGGGTCTCTCAGATAACTAGCGAAAGGGCGGTTAGGGTTTTGCTTTCCATTGGGAGGTTTTGTGCTACGCCTTGTTTGTTGCAGGAGATGTTGCAACTGGGAGTTGTGGCGAAGATGTGTTTGGTGCTTCAAGTGAGTTGCGGAAACAAGACTAAAGAAAAGGCCAAGGAATTGCTTAAGCTGCACGCTAGGGTTTGGAGGGAATCACCTTGTGTCCCAAGAAATTTGTATGCTTCGTTTCCTGCTTGA
- the LOC106409473 gene encoding NDR1/HIN1-like protein 10, translated as MPSPPEEETQPKTDSGSDQTSERDTNPPPPPSPQSQPPPSQTLQQSYPPVMGFPGYPQAPYPNYPNPPYNHNQYAYAQAPPASYYGSSYPPQQNPVYQTPPPSGFFRGILTGLVVIAVFLCLSTTITWLVLRPQIPVFSVTNFSVSNFNLTEPVFSAQFTANLTVENPNTKLTSYFNRIQGFIYSQNAVAEEDFLAMEYFQPVYVETKKSVLIGETLTAGEKGQRKVPSWVGEEMKKERDTGTVSFNLWMAVSVTFKTDGWSARERGLKVFCGKLKVAFEGGSGNGAVLLPKPLPCLVYV; from the coding sequence ATGCCTTCTCCTCCGGAAGAAGAAACTCAACCCAAAACCGATTCGGGTTCGGATCAAACCTCTGAACGCGACACCAATCCACCACCACCGCCTTCGCCGCAATCTCAACCGCCTCCATCGCAAACGCTACAGCAATCTTACCCACCTGTTATGGGCTTTCCAGGTTACCCTCAAGCCCCATACCCAAACTACCCAAACCCACCTTACAATCACAACCAATACGCCTACGCACAAGCCCCACCCGCTTCATATTACGGTTCTTCTTACCCACCTCAGCAAAACCCGGTTTACCAAACACCCCCTCCGTCCGGTTTCTTCAGAGGAATCCTCACCGGTTTAGTCGTTATAGCCGTCTTCCTTTGCCTCTCCACCACCATAACATGGCTCGTCCTCCGTCCTCAAATCCCGGTTTTCTCCGTAACCAATTTCTCCGTCTCCAATTTCAACCTAACCGAACCGGTATTCTCCGCACAGTTTACAGCTAATCTCACTGTCGAGAATCCGAACACGAAACTAACATCCTACTTCAATCGAATCCAAGGATTCATCTACAGCCAAAACGCCGTCGCGGAAGAAGATTTTTTGGCCATGGAGTACTTCCAACCGGTTTACGTGGAGACCAAGAAATCGGTTTTGATAGGAGAAACCCTAACAGCTGGAGAGAAAGGACAGCGGAAAGTTCCAAGCTGGGTCGGGGAAGagatgaagaaagagagagatacggGAACGGTGTCGTTTAATCTGTGGATGGCTGTTTCGGTCACTTTTAAAACCGATGGTTGGTCGGCGCGGGAAAGAGGGCTTAAAGTGTTTTGCGGGAAGTTGAAAGTTGCGTTTGAAGGAGGATCTGGAAACGGTGCCGTTTTGTTGCCTAAGCCTCTTCCTTGTTTGGTTTACGTTTGA
- the LOC106434347 gene encoding NDR1/HIN1-like protein 12 has translation MSKDCGNHGGGKEAAVRRICAAVIAFIIIVLVTIFLVWVILRPTKPRFVLQDATVFAFNLSQPNLLTTNFQVTFASRNPNSKIGIYYDRLHVYATYRNQQITLRTAIPPTYQGHKEDNVWSPFVYGTAVPIAPYNSVALGDEQGRGFVGLMIRADGRVRWKVGTLITGKYHIHVRCPAYINLGNKAAGVLVGDSAVKYTLVTKCSVSV, from the coding sequence ATGTCGAAAGATTGTGGTAACCACGGTGGCGGCAAAGAAGCAGCCGTCCGGCGAATCTGCGCCGCCGTAATAGCCTTCATCATAATAGTTCTAGTCACCATCTTCCTAGTTTGGGTCATACTCAGGCCCACTAAGCCAAGATTCGTCCTCCAAGACGCCACCGTCTTCGCCTTCAACCTCTCGCAACCAAACCTCCTCACCACAAACTTCCAAGTCACATTCGCGTCACGTAACCCTAACTCCAAGATCGGAATCTACTACGACCGTCTCCACGTCTACGCTACTTACCGGAACCAGCAGATAACTCTCCGGACAGCTATTCCTCCGACGTACCAAGGCCACAAAGAAGACAACGTCTGGTCTCCGTTTGTTTACGGAACCGCTGTTCCGATCGCTCCGTACAACTCCGTCGCGTTGGGAGATGAGCAAGGTCGTGGGTTCGTAGGGCTGATGATACGCGCCGATGGGCGCGTGAGGTGGAAAGTAGGGACGTTGATCACAGGGAAGTATCATATACATGTTCGGTGTCCGGCTTACATCAATCTTGGAAACAAAGCTGCTGGTGTTCTTGTCGGTGATAGCGCCGTTAAGTATACGTTGGTTACTAAATGCAGTGTGAGCGTTTAG
- the LOC106407096 gene encoding protein SMAX1-LIKE 3, whose protein sequence is MRAGGCTVEQALTPEAANVVKQSMGLARRRGHAQVTPLHVASTMLSAPTGLLRTACLQSHTHPLQCRALELCFNVALNRLPTSTGSPMLGIQTSPFPSISNALGAAFKRAQAHQRRGTIESQQQPILAVKIEVEQLIISILDDPSVSRVMREAGFSSPQVKSKVEQAVSLESSSKTISTSKPEEGQMLMLTPVRDEDVMNVIDNLVDKRKRNFVIVGECLATVDKVVRTVMEKVDKKDVPQALKDVKFITLSFSSFGQPNRSDVEHKLKELETLVRSCVGKGVILNLGDLNWFVESRTKSYLMSNNNNDNNYCAVEHMIVEIGKLARGLLMGDHGRFWLIGLATSQTYVRCKSGQPSLESLWCLTTLTIPMTSSSLRLSLVPERELEVKKSESLPLQLHSSEDQLSFCEECSVKFEEEARFLRCRNNNSNVNTVVLPAWLQQYKKENQNSRNDSDSMKELVVKWNTICDSIHNRPSLKTLSLSSSFPGSSQPSSTLDHLQTNGDSVAPDAFPLRVFLPELLSSNPNSTVNSEASSSDGMEVEHASSRFKEMNAENLAVLCDALHSKIPWQKDIISNIAKTVLKCRSGSSTRIINGDKDVKEDTWMFFQGLDVEAKEKIARELAKLVFGSQDSFVSICLSSFSSKDLRNKRSRDEQNWSYIERFSEAVWSDPNRVFLVEDIEQADYLSQKGFKRAIERGRVRSLSGEEASLRDAIVILSCERFSSRSRACSPPVNEKSDGSDQSEDKNVVTCVALDLNLSLDDDACEEESCDEISLLEVVDARFDFKCSST, encoded by the exons ATGAGAGCTGGAGGATGCACGGTGGAGCAAGCCCTCACGCCTGAAGCAGCAAACGTGGTGAAACAATCCATGGGCTTGGCTAGAAGGAGAGGACATGCTCAGGTCACCCCTCTCCATGTGGCTAGCACCATGCTCTCTGCTCCAACGGGTTTACTTAGAACAGCTTGTCTCCAATCTCACACGCACCCTCTTCAATGCAGAGCCCTAGAGCTCTGCTTCAACGTGGCTCTAAACCGCCTCCCGACCTCCACGGGGAGTCCTATGTTAGGGATTCAAACTTCCCCTTTCCCTTCTATCTCAAACGCTCTCGGTGCAGCTTTCAAACGCGCGCAGGCTCACCAGCGGCGTGGAACCATCGAGAGCCAGCAGCAGCCGATCTTAGCAGTCAAGATTGAAGTGGAGCAGCTCATAATATCCATCCTCGATGATCCTAGCGTGAGTAGAGTGATGAGAGAAGCTGGTTTCTCGAGTCCTCAAGTGAAGAGCAAAGTCGAGCAAGCTGTTTCTTTAGAGAGTTCCTCAAAAACTATATCCACGAGTAAACCCGAAGAAGGACAGATGTTAATGTTAACTCCTGTCAGGGACGAGGATGTCATGAACGTTATAGACAATCTAGTCGACAAAAGGAAGAGGAACTTCGTGATCGTGGGAGAGTGTTTAGCCACCGTTGACAAAGTCGTGAGAACGGTGATGGAGAAAGTTGATAAAAAGGACGTGCCCCAAGCTTTAAAAGACGTTAAGTTTATAACGTTATCGTTCTCATCGTTCGGACAACCTAATAGATCCGACGTGGAGCATAAGCTAAAGGAGTTGGAGACACTCGTGCGGAGCTGTGTCGGAAAAGGAGTGATTCTAAATCTTGGAGACCTAAACTGGTTCGTAGAGTCTAGAACAAAAAGTTATTTGATGAGTAATAATAATAACGACAACAACTACTGTGCTGTGGAGCATATGATAGTGGAGATTGGGAAGCTGGCTCGTGGGTTGCTAATGGGAGATCATGGAAGGTTTTGGTTAATAGGTCTTGCGACTTCACAGACTTACGTGAGATGCAAGTCTGGTCAACCCTCGCTTGAGTCCCTTTGGTGTCTCACCACTCTCACTATTCCCATGACTAGTAGTAGCCTCCGGTTGAGTCTTGTCCCCGAGAG AGAGCTTGAAGTCAAGAAATCAGAGAGCTTACCTCTGCAGCTGCATTCATCAGAGGATCAGCTCAGTTTCTGTGAGGAGTGTTCTGTCAAATTCGAAGAAGAAGCTCGGTTCTTGCGATGCAGGAATAACAACAGCAATGTAAATACTGTAGTTTTACCGGCGTGGCTTCAGCAATACAAGAAGGAGAATCAAAATAGTCGCAAT GATTCAGATTCAATGAAAGAACTTGTGGTTAAGTGGAACACAATCTGCGATTCAATCCACAATAGACCATCCTTAAAAACACTCTCACTATCTTCTTCCTTTCCTGGTTCCTCTCAACCTTCTAGTACTCTGGATCATCTTCAAACCAATGGTGATTCCGTGGCCCCTGATGCATTCCCCTTAAGAGTGTTCCTTCCAGAGCTTCTCTCTTCGAATCCTAACTCAACAGTTAACTCAGAAGCTTCTTCAAGCGATGGAATGGAGGTGGAACATGCCTCTTCTAGGTTTAAAGAAATGAATGCTGAAAACCTAGCAGTACTATGTGATGCCTTGCACAGCAAGATACCATGGCAGAAGgatataatatcaaatatagcGAAAACAGTATTGAAATGCAGATCAGGCTCGAGTACGAGAATAATCAACGGAGACAAAGATGTAAAAGAAGATACATGGATGTTCTTTCAAGGTCTTGATGTAGAGGCTAAAGAGAAGATCGCTAGAGAATTGGCTAAACTCGTGTTTGGTTCGCAAGACAGCTTTGTCTCGATCTGTTTGAGCAGTTTCTCGTCGAAAGATTTGAGGAACAAGAGGTCGAGAGATGAGCAGAACTGGAGTTACATTGAGAGATTCTCTGAAGCTGTTTGGTCTGATCCAAATAGAGTGTTCTTAGTGGAAGATATAGAGCAAGCTGACTATTTGTCTCAAAAGGGTTTCAAGAGAGccattgagagaggaagagttCGTAGTTTGAGTGGGGAAGAAGCTTCGCTTAGAGATGCTATTGTGATCTTGAGCTGTGAAAGATTCAGCTCAAGATCAAGAGCTTGTTCTCCCCCGGTTAATGAGAAATCGGACGGTTCAGATCAGTCTGAGGACAAGAACGTAGTTACTTGCGTCGCACTCGATCTTAACCTATCTCTTGACGATGACGCTTGCGAAGAAGAGTCATGTGATGAGATTAGCTTGCTTGAAGTTGTGGATGCACGGTTTGATTTTAAGTGTTCATCAACATAA